A stretch of Streptomyces vietnamensis DNA encodes these proteins:
- a CDS encoding glycosyltransferase family 39 protein, translating into MTTLNPLVRRCRRGRAEDAPWVRPAFLGLLLATAALYLWNLSASGYANSFYSAAVQAGSQSWKAFFFGSLDAANAITVDKPPAALWPMALSVRLFGLGSWQILLPEVLMGVATVAVLYAAVRRRFSAGAGLIAGAVLALTPVAALMFRFNNPDALLALLMTVAVYCVLRALELDKGAARWLMWAGAALGFAFLAKTLQAFLILPVLALVYVVCAPGGPARRFGRLGLGGLALLVSAGWWVALVELWPASSRPYIGGSQKNSFLELTFGYNGLGRINGNEVGSVGGGGKGGPGRMTVDLPAGMELPTRVGGGWGETGIGRMFNDQVGGQISWLLPAALILLVAGLVVTWRAPRTDTARSAFLVWGGSLLMTLAVFSFMAGIFHEYYTVALAPYLAALIGMGAAVLWEERTRFLASATLGAAVAVTAWWAWTLLGRTPDWLPWLRWTVLAAGGVAALGLLFAGRVDRRWGLGVAGLGLAAGLVGPFAYTLTTVNAGHTGSIVTAGPAGAATGGRGPGMRGGAPMFVLYGPGPGGQGGGQLPGGQAPGGQGAGRPPGGQGMGQAPGSQAPGGQAPGGAAPGGPAQPPKGVRPGAVGGLLNGATVGTAAKAKLLADADSYTWVAAAIGSQNAASYQLATEKPVMAIGGFNGSDPSPTLAQFKQYVAEGRIHYFIASGGGFGGGNSAISTWAEETFEKVTVDGATFYDLTKKK; encoded by the coding sequence ATGACCACCCTGAATCCGCTCGTACGGCGCTGCCGGCGCGGGCGGGCCGAGGACGCGCCCTGGGTGCGGCCCGCCTTCCTCGGCCTGCTCCTCGCCACCGCCGCCCTCTACCTCTGGAACCTGAGCGCCAGCGGCTACGCCAACTCCTTCTACTCCGCCGCCGTCCAGGCGGGCAGCCAGAGCTGGAAGGCGTTCTTCTTCGGCTCGCTCGACGCCGCCAACGCCATCACCGTCGACAAGCCCCCGGCCGCCCTCTGGCCCATGGCCCTGTCCGTCCGTCTCTTCGGGCTCGGCTCCTGGCAGATCCTGCTGCCCGAGGTGCTGATGGGGGTCGCCACGGTCGCCGTCCTGTACGCGGCGGTCCGGCGGCGGTTCAGCGCGGGCGCCGGACTGATCGCGGGCGCGGTGCTCGCGCTCACCCCGGTCGCCGCGCTGATGTTCCGCTTCAACAACCCGGACGCGCTGCTCGCGCTGCTCATGACGGTCGCCGTCTACTGCGTCCTGCGCGCCCTGGAGCTGGACAAGGGCGCCGCGCGGTGGCTGATGTGGGCCGGGGCGGCGCTCGGGTTCGCGTTCCTGGCCAAGACCCTGCAGGCGTTCCTGATCCTGCCGGTGCTCGCCCTCGTGTACGTGGTGTGCGCGCCGGGCGGCCCGGCGCGGCGGTTCGGGCGGCTCGGCCTGGGCGGGCTCGCGCTCCTCGTGTCGGCAGGCTGGTGGGTGGCCCTGGTCGAACTGTGGCCGGCGTCCTCCCGCCCGTACATCGGAGGCTCGCAGAAGAACAGCTTCCTGGAGCTGACCTTCGGCTACAACGGCCTGGGCCGCATCAACGGCAACGAGGTCGGCAGTGTGGGCGGCGGTGGCAAGGGCGGCCCGGGCCGGATGACGGTGGATCTGCCGGCCGGCATGGAACTCCCGACCCGGGTTGGCGGCGGCTGGGGCGAGACCGGCATCGGCCGGATGTTCAACGACCAGGTGGGCGGTCAGATCTCCTGGCTGCTGCCGGCCGCGCTGATCCTGCTCGTCGCCGGACTCGTCGTCACCTGGCGGGCGCCCCGGACGGACACGGCGCGCTCCGCGTTCCTGGTGTGGGGCGGTTCGCTGCTCATGACGCTGGCCGTGTTCAGCTTCATGGCCGGTATCTTCCACGAGTACTACACGGTGGCCCTGGCCCCGTACCTCGCGGCGCTGATCGGCATGGGCGCGGCGGTGCTGTGGGAGGAGCGGACGAGGTTCCTCGCCTCCGCGACCCTCGGGGCGGCCGTCGCGGTGACGGCCTGGTGGGCCTGGACGCTGCTCGGCCGTACGCCGGACTGGCTGCCGTGGCTGCGCTGGACGGTCCTGGCGGCGGGCGGGGTCGCGGCGCTGGGTCTCCTCTTCGCGGGCCGGGTCGACCGGCGGTGGGGGCTCGGGGTGGCGGGCCTCGGCCTGGCGGCGGGGCTCGTGGGGCCGTTCGCGTACACCCTGACGACGGTGAACGCCGGGCACACGGGCTCGATCGTGACGGCGGGCCCGGCGGGCGCCGCGACGGGCGGGCGGGGGCCCGGCATGCGCGGCGGCGCCCCGATGTTCGTCCTGTACGGTCCGGGACCGGGCGGCCAGGGCGGCGGTCAGCTCCCCGGCGGCCAGGCCCCCGGCGGCCAGGGCGCGGGCCGGCCCCCCGGCGGCCAGGGCATGGGCCAAGCCCCCGGAAGCCAAGCCCCCGGCGGTCAGGCCCCCGGAGGTGCGGCCCCCGGCGGTCCCGCGCAGCCCCCCAAGGGCGTCCGCCCCGGCGCCGTCGGCGGTCTCCTCAACGGCGCCACGGTCGGCACCGCCGCCAAGGCCAAGCTCCTGGCGGACGCCGACTCGTACACCTGGGTCGCCGCCGCCATCGGCTCCCAGAACGCCGCCAGCTACCAACTCGCCACCGAAAAGCCGGTGATGGCGATCGGCGGCTTCAACGGCAGCGATCCGTCGCCGACGCTCGCGCAGTTCAAGCAGTACGTGGCAGAGGGGCGGATCCACTACTTCATCGCGTCCGGCGGCGGCTTCGGCGGCGGCAACTCCGCCATCTCCACCTGGGCCGAGGAGACCTTCGAGAAGGTCACGGTCGACGGCGCCACCTTCTACGACCTGACCAAGAAGAAGTAG
- a CDS encoding MFS transporter, with product MTTPARHPQRWLILGVICLAQLTVLLDNTVLSVAIPSLTSELHASTTDIQWMINAYSLVQSGLLLTAGNAADRYGRKKLLATGLALFGLGSLAAGLAGSTAQLIAARAGMGVGGALLMTTTLAVVMQIFDDAERVKAIALWSTVASLGFAGGPLIGGVILNHFWWGMIFLVNIPVAVIALVAVLKLVPESKNPQGDRPDLLGALLSTIGMTAVVYAIISGPEHGWLSAQVLVPAGIGVLGLGAFALWELHTPYPMLDMHFFRNQKFIGAIGGSILVVFGMGGSLFLLTQHLQFVLGYEPLEAGLRMAPLALTIVGLNLTGVGPRIVVKLGTPPTVVLGMTLVAAGLTSIALLGGGTDGSYWGMLLGLVLMGVGIAVSSPAMANAVMSAIPPEKAGVGAGINGTLAEFGNGLGVAVLGAVLNARFAALVAVTASSLPAALAAAGGEAERRQISDAFASGLQTSQLVGAIAVFAGGLLAAALLKRAERAEKAVTAEQPVAA from the coding sequence ATGACAACCCCCGCCCGCCATCCACAACGCTGGCTGATCCTCGGCGTCATCTGTCTCGCCCAGCTCACCGTCCTGCTCGACAACACCGTCCTCAGCGTCGCCATCCCCTCGCTGACCTCCGAACTCCACGCCTCCACCACCGACATCCAGTGGATGATCAACGCGTACTCGCTCGTCCAGTCCGGCCTGCTGCTCACCGCCGGCAACGCCGCCGACCGCTACGGCCGCAAGAAGCTCCTCGCCACCGGCCTCGCGCTCTTCGGCCTCGGCTCGCTCGCCGCAGGACTCGCCGGCTCCACCGCGCAGCTGATCGCCGCCCGCGCGGGCATGGGCGTCGGCGGCGCGCTCCTGATGACCACCACCCTCGCCGTCGTGATGCAGATCTTCGACGACGCGGAGCGGGTCAAGGCCATCGCGCTCTGGTCCACGGTCGCCTCGCTCGGCTTCGCCGGCGGCCCGCTGATCGGCGGCGTGATCCTGAACCACTTCTGGTGGGGAATGATCTTCCTGGTCAACATCCCGGTCGCGGTGATCGCCCTCGTCGCCGTCCTCAAGCTCGTCCCCGAGTCCAAGAACCCGCAGGGCGACCGCCCCGACCTGCTCGGCGCGCTGCTCTCCACCATCGGCATGACCGCCGTCGTGTACGCGATCATCAGCGGCCCCGAGCACGGCTGGCTCTCCGCGCAGGTCCTCGTCCCGGCCGGGATCGGTGTCCTCGGGCTCGGCGCCTTCGCGCTGTGGGAGCTGCACACCCCGTACCCGATGCTCGACATGCACTTCTTCCGGAACCAGAAGTTCATCGGCGCCATCGGCGGTTCGATCCTGGTCGTCTTCGGCATGGGCGGCTCGCTCTTCCTGCTCACCCAGCACCTGCAGTTCGTCCTCGGCTACGAGCCGCTCGAAGCCGGTCTCCGGATGGCGCCGCTCGCCCTGACGATCGTCGGCCTCAACCTGACCGGCGTCGGCCCGAGGATCGTCGTGAAGCTCGGCACCCCGCCCACCGTCGTCCTCGGCATGACCCTGGTCGCCGCCGGCCTCACCTCGATCGCGCTGCTCGGCGGCGGCACGGACGGCAGCTACTGGGGCATGCTGCTCGGCCTGGTCCTGATGGGCGTCGGCATCGCCGTCTCCTCCCCGGCCATGGCCAACGCGGTGATGAGCGCGATCCCGCCGGAGAAGGCGGGCGTGGGCGCCGGGATCAACGGCACCCTGGCCGAGTTCGGCAACGGCCTGGGCGTCGCCGTCCTCGGAGCCGTGCTCAACGCCCGCTTCGCCGCCCTCGTCGCCGTCACCGCGAGCTCCCTCCCGGCCGCCCTGGCCGCCGCCGGCGGCGAGGCCGAGCGCCGGCAGATCTCGGACGCCTTCGCCTCCGGCCTCCAGACCAGCCAGCTGGTCGGCGCGATCGCCGTCTTCGCCGGTGGTCTCCTCGCGGCGGCCCTGCTCAAGCGGGCCGAACGCGCGGAGAAGGCCGTGACCGCCGAGCAGCCGGTCGCTGCCTAG
- a CDS encoding TetR/AcrR family transcriptional regulator, with translation MVKAADRAKNPARSSVWLEKRATRGGGGPAGLDRDRIVAAAVRMLDEEGLAKLSMRKLATELGVTAMSLYWYVDTKDDILEYAMDSVYGEIDLAAVDAAEDWQTRIRLLALDYRRMLVRHGWMSPSAGQYLNIGPNSIAVGHKIHDTIKETGLSLDRRPSAMSAVFQFVYGYGTIESQFGRRAAEAGMSQDEFYVDSVNAFRNDPELTDRIEGLREILDERTSHDDLSALWDRDFGYALDVLIAGIEVMVAREAAEEAREAAEEAREAAEEAAEK, from the coding sequence ATGGTCAAGGCAGCCGATCGGGCCAAGAACCCGGCGCGTTCCAGCGTCTGGCTGGAGAAGAGAGCCACCCGCGGCGGCGGCGGCCCGGCCGGGCTCGACCGGGACCGGATCGTCGCTGCCGCGGTCCGGATGCTCGACGAGGAGGGCCTCGCCAAGCTGTCCATGCGCAAGCTCGCGACCGAACTCGGCGTCACCGCCATGTCCCTGTACTGGTACGTGGACACCAAGGACGACATCCTCGAGTACGCCATGGACAGCGTCTACGGCGAGATCGACCTCGCGGCGGTCGACGCGGCCGAGGACTGGCAGACCCGGATCCGGCTGCTCGCCCTGGACTACCGGCGGATGCTGGTCCGCCACGGCTGGATGTCGCCGAGCGCCGGCCAGTACCTGAACATCGGCCCGAACTCGATCGCCGTCGGCCACAAGATCCACGACACGATCAAGGAGACCGGCCTCTCCCTCGACCGCAGGCCGAGCGCGATGTCGGCGGTCTTCCAGTTCGTGTACGGCTACGGGACGATCGAGTCCCAGTTCGGCCGGCGCGCGGCGGAGGCCGGGATGTCGCAGGACGAGTTCTACGTGGACTCGGTCAACGCCTTCCGGAACGACCCGGAGCTGACGGACCGGATCGAGGGCCTGCGGGAGATCCTCGACGAGCGGACCTCGCACGACGACCTCAGCGCCCTCTGGGACCGCGACTTCGGCTACGCCCTGGACGTCCTGATCGCCGGCATCGAGGTCATGGTCGCGCGCGAGGCGGCAGAAGAAGCACGCGAGGCAGCAGAAGAAGCGCGCGAGGCAGCGGAAGAAGCAGCGGAGAAATGA
- a CDS encoding MDR family MFS transporter has protein sequence MATTTPDTGARDGVTGTGGGGETAPMTHRQIMEALSGLLLGMFVAILSSTIVSNALPQIITDLGGGQSAYTWVVTASLLAMTATTPLWGKLADLFSKKLLVQIALIVYVTGSIVAGLSQSTGMLIACRVVQGIGVGGLTALSQIILAAMIAPRERGRYSGYLGATFAVATVGGPLLGGVITDTDWLGWRWCFYVGVPFAIIALIVLQKTLKLPVVKRQVKVDWAGAFFISAAVSLLLVWVTFAGDKYDWMSWQTAAMVGGSVLLGAVFVFVESKASEPIIPLRLFRNRTITLASLASLFVGVAMFAGTVFFSQYFQLARNESPTMSGVLTIPMIGGLFVSSTVSGLIITKTGRWKAWLVSGGALAAGGLGLLGTIRYDTAYWHIALFMAVLGLGLGMMMQNLVLCTQNQVAPADLGAASSVVTFFRSLGGAIGVSALGAVMAHRVTNYVKEGLAELGPKAAAAMGKGGSGGGIPDMDKLPAPIRTVMEDAYGHGVGDVFLYSAPFALLAFVVTLFIKEVALKSNAAKADKK, from the coding sequence ATGGCTACGACCACGCCCGACACCGGTGCGCGGGACGGCGTCACCGGTACCGGCGGTGGCGGCGAGACCGCCCCGATGACGCACCGGCAGATCATGGAGGCGCTGTCCGGGCTGCTGCTCGGCATGTTCGTCGCCATCCTGTCCTCGACGATCGTCTCCAACGCCCTCCCCCAGATCATCACCGACCTGGGCGGCGGCCAGTCCGCCTACACCTGGGTGGTCACCGCCTCCCTCCTGGCGATGACCGCGACCACCCCGCTCTGGGGCAAGCTCGCCGACCTCTTCTCCAAGAAGCTGCTCGTCCAGATAGCCCTGATCGTCTACGTCACGGGCTCGATCGTCGCCGGCCTCTCGCAGAGCACCGGCATGCTCATCGCCTGCCGCGTCGTCCAGGGCATCGGCGTCGGCGGTCTGACCGCCCTCTCCCAGATCATCCTGGCCGCGATGATCGCCCCGCGTGAGCGCGGCCGGTACAGCGGCTACCTGGGCGCCACCTTCGCCGTCGCCACCGTCGGCGGCCCGCTGCTCGGCGGCGTCATCACCGACACCGACTGGCTCGGCTGGCGCTGGTGCTTCTACGTCGGCGTGCCCTTCGCGATCATCGCCCTGATCGTCCTGCAGAAGACCCTGAAGCTCCCCGTCGTGAAGCGTCAGGTCAAGGTCGACTGGGCCGGCGCCTTCTTCATCAGCGCCGCCGTCTCCCTGCTCCTCGTCTGGGTCACCTTCGCGGGCGACAAGTACGACTGGATGTCCTGGCAGACGGCCGCCATGGTCGGCGGCTCGGTCCTCCTCGGCGCGGTCTTCGTGTTCGTCGAGTCCAAGGCGAGCGAGCCGATCATCCCGCTCCGCCTGTTCCGCAACCGGACGATCACCCTCGCCTCGCTCGCCTCGCTCTTCGTGGGCGTCGCGATGTTCGCCGGCACGGTCTTCTTCAGCCAGTACTTCCAGCTGGCGCGGAACGAGTCGCCGACGATGTCCGGCGTCCTCACCATCCCGATGATCGGCGGCCTGTTCGTCTCCTCGACGGTCTCCGGCCTGATCATCACCAAGACCGGCCGCTGGAAGGCCTGGCTGGTCAGCGGTGGCGCCCTCGCCGCCGGCGGCCTCGGCCTGCTCGGCACGATCCGCTACGACACGGCGTACTGGCACATCGCGCTCTTCATGGCGGTCCTCGGCCTCGGCCTCGGCATGATGATGCAGAACCTGGTGCTCTGCACCCAGAACCAGGTCGCCCCCGCCGACCTCGGCGCCGCCTCCTCCGTCGTCACCTTCTTCCGCTCCCTGGGCGGTGCGATCGGTGTCTCGGCGCTCGGCGCGGTCATGGCCCACCGGGTCACGAACTACGTCAAGGAGGGCCTGGCCGAGCTCGGCCCGAAGGCCGCGGCCGCCATGGGCAAGGGCGGCTCGGGCGGCGGCATCCCCGACATGGACAAGCTGCCGGCCCCGATCCGCACGGTCATGGAGGACGCGTACGGGCACGGCGTCGGTGACGTCTTCCTCTACTCGGCGCCGTTCGCGCTGCTCGCCTTCGTGGTGACGCTGTTCATCAAGGAGGTCGCGCTGAAGAGCAACGCGGCGAAGGCCGACAAGAAGTAG